In Campylobacter porcelli, the sequence CATTAAAATTATAGCTTTCTAATGCTTTTTGATTATTTACTAAATCCTCTATTATTTGGCAAGTTTTTGGGCTAAATCTTGTAGCTAGATTTGCTTTAAATTTAGCTTTTAATAGCGGAATTCCCTCATCTCTTCTTCTTTTATGACCGATAGGATACTCCACCTCTACTTTTTTAGATTTCGTGCCATCTTTATAGTAGATTTCTACAGCATTTGCTATACTTCTTTTATCGCTATCAAGATACTCTTTTGTATATCTTGGATCTACTTCGACTACCATTTTATCTCTTAGAGCGTCTATGCGTGGATCTTTGGCTACACTATCTTCATAATCATCAGCTACAAGTCTGCCAAATATCAAAGGCACAGCTACCATATATTGAATGCAGTGGTCACGATCAGCTGGATTGGCTAATTCGCCAGTTTTATTTATAATTCTATGGCCTGATTCTTGAGTAGTGATTACTATTTTTTCTATCTCATCTAAGCGATCTTTGACCTCATTGTGAAGTGCCATAGCACACTCAACCGCAGTTTGAGCGTGGAATTCAGCTGGGAAGCTGATTTTAAATAGCACATTTTCCATTACATATGAGCCAAATTCTTGAGGAATTACTAGCTTTTGGCCTCTCATTTTGACATCTTCAAAGCCCCAAAATTTCGCACTTAGAGCTGATGGATAGCCCATTTCGCCGCTTTTTGCTTTTAATGCTAGATCAACCCCACGACTAGAAGCATCGCCTGCTGCCCAGCTCTTGCGACTTCCAGTATTTGGTGCGTGGCGATAAGTTCTTAATGCACCGCCATCTATGAAGGCGTTTGATACGGCATTGCGAATTTCATCATAGTTACACCCAAGGAGCTTAGCCGCAACCGCAGTAGAGGCGATACGAACTAATAAAACATGATCTAGCCCAACTTTATTAAAGCAGTTTTCAAGTGCTAAAATGCCTTGAATTTCGTGAGCTTTTATCATAGCTTCTAAGACTATTTTTACTTTTAATGGAGCCTTGCCTTGAGATAAATTTTTACGACTTACATAATCAGCCACCGCCCAAATAGCACCTAGATTATCGCTTGGATGTCCCCATTCAGCTGCTAGCCAGGTATCATTATAGTCTAGCCATCTTACCATTGCTCCTACATTAAATGCTGCGCGGATTGGCTCTAATTGGTATGAAGTGCCTGGAATTTTACTACCTAATGGGCGAAATTCAGCCCCTTCAACGCTTGGTCCAAGTAGCTTGGTGCAAGCTGGATATTTAAGAGCTAAAATCCCGCATCCTAAAGCATCAATCATAGTATATTTAGCTGTCTCATAAGCTAGCTCGCTAGTGATCTCAAAGCTATTGGCATATTTAGCAATTTTACTTAGCAACTCATCAAATTCAGGGCGTTTAGCCTCTAATATTCCCATATTACTCACTATTTTCTCCTTATCTTTGGTGTATTTGTATAAATTTCATTGGCTCAGGGCCTATATAGTTACTACTTGGGCGGATTAGTTTATTATTTGCCCTTTGCTCTTTTATGTGAGCGCACCAGCCACTTACCCTACTCATTATAAATATAGGGGTGAAATACTCAGTTGGTATCCCCATAAAGTTATAGGCTGACGCACTATAAAAATCAGCATTTGGTGGTAGGCTAGGGCGTTTTTCTTTCATTACGCCTTCGATTGCCTCGCTGATTGCAAATAGCTTATGGCCGTTGCTTAAGGCCTTTGACCATTTTTTGATAATGGCATTTCTAGGATCTCCACCAACTCCATAAACCCTATGACCAAATCCCATTAAAAGCTCTTTATTAGCTAGTTTTTGATTTACTCCATTTATAGCTTCTTCAACGCCATCAAAGCTAGAGATTAAGCCAAATGCCGCCTCATTAGCTCCGCCGTGTAGTGGGCCACGAAGAGCGCCTATAGCCCCAGCAACAGCTGAGAATATATCGCTTTTTGTAGAAGCGCAAATTCTAGCTGTAAATGTAGATGCGTTAAACTCATGCTCAGCGTATAAAATCAATGAGCAGTGCATTGCTTTTACAAATTCAGTTGGTGGCGTTTTTTGATGTAATTTTTCTAAGAAATATCCAGCTATGGTATCTTCTTTGCTATCAAAATCTATCTCTTTACCGCCATTTACATAGTTATGCCAAAAGCAAATAACGCTAGGAAGAACGCCAAGAAGTCTTATGATCTTCTCATCTTGATTGCTAAAATCATCTTTTTCTGCTTCTAATGTCCCAATGAGCGCAACAGCACTTTGACATAAATTCATTGGATGAACGCCTTTTGGTATGAGCTTTAGCATAGCTTTAAGCTCAGGGCTAAGAGCACGAGAGGCTATAATTTTGCTTTTATACTCTTTTAATTCATCAGCTTTTGGAAGTTTAGTATATTGTAGTAAATATGCTACCTCTTCAAACTCACAATGCTGTGCTAAATCCTCAATAGCGTAGCCATAGTAATTTAGCCCATTACCTGTACCGCAAGTGCATATCGCACTCTCACCAGCTATAACCCCAGCTAATCCGCCTTGTTTTTTTGCTGCTTGGCTTATACTCATTTTTTATCCTTTGCAAATAGTTGATCTAATTTATTTTCAAATTCATAATAATCTAGCATCTGATATAGCTCTTCACGAGTTTGCATGATATCTAAGACATCTTTTTGATGGCCGTTTTTGATAATGCTATTAAACACTTCAACCGCAGCTTTATTCATCGCTCTATTGGCTGATAGTGGATATAGCACCAATTTTATACCCACACTTGCTAACTCACTTTGAGTAAAGTATGGAGTTTTGCCAAATTCGGTTATATTAGCTAGAACAGGCACTTTAAGAGCTTTTGTGTATTCTTTATACTCTTCTAAGGTATGGACAGCTTCAGCAAATATCATATCAGCCCCAGCAGCTTCATATGCTAAAGCTCTCTCTAACGCTTTTTGTTGGCCTTCCATAGCGTGTGCGTCTGTCCTTGCCATAATCACGAAATTCTCATCAGTTCTAGCATCTAATGCAGCCTTTAATCTATCTGTCATTTCAGCTATGCTTACAAGCTCTTTATTTGGTCTATGGCCGCAGCGTTTTTGTGCTACTTGATCTTCTATATGGCAAGCGGCCGCTTCAGCTTTTATAAGCTCTTTTATAGTCCTAGCTATATTAAACGCACCACCAAAACCAGTATCAACATCTACTAAAAGTGGTGTATCTACTCTTGAGGTTATTCGTCTTACATCTATTAAGACATCTTCAAGACCTACAATGCCAAGATCTGGCAAACCATAACTCGCACTAGCTACACCGCTACCTGATAGATATATGGCTTTTGCTCCAAGCTTTGTGGCTTGTAATGCGCTATAGGCGTTTATAACGCCTAAGACTGCAAGTGGGTTATTTGAATTTACAGCTTCTCTAAAGCTTTTTCCTGGGCTTTTTATGCTCATTTATTCTCCTTTGTTTTTGGATATCCTAGTGTTGCGATAATCTCTTTACAATGATCTAAAACACCAGCATCTTCTATGGTAGCTGGAATTTTACACTCAACTCCATCTGCTAACTCTTTTAAGCTTTTGCGTAAGATTTTACCACTTCTAGTTTTTGGTAAAGCATTTACTACACAAGCAAGTTTAAAGCTAGCAACCGCACCTATTTCTTGACGAACTAAAGAGATAGCACCATCTACTATTCCTCTGTGATCTCTTTCAATTCCTTGTTTTAAGACTATAAATCCCATCGGAACTTCACCTTTTAAATCATCATTTACACCAATTACAGCACACTCAGCAATATCAGGATGCTTAGATATAATCTCCTCCATCTCACCAGTAGAGAGCCTATGACCTGCTACATTGATGATACCATCCATTCTACCTAAGACATAAACATATCCATCTTTATCTATATAGCCAGTATCTCCTGTTAGATAGTAGCCTTTGAAATGATCTAGATAGCCTTTTCTATATCTCTCATCATTTTCCCAAATTCCCATCAAACAAGCCGGTGGAAGAGGTAATTTAAGGCACAATGCTCCCTTTTTACCAGCTGGTAACTCTTTGCCATTTTCATCAAGAACTTTTAGATTAAATCCTGGCATAGGCTTTGTAGGGCTACCTGGTTTTATAGGCATCTCTTCTAAGCCTAGTGGATTAGCCACGATAGCCCAGCCGGTTTCGGTTTGCCACCAGTTATCTACAACTATTTTTTTAGTAACTTTCATTATCCATTTTAGCGTTTCGCTATCGCATCTCTCGCCAGCTACAAATATGGCTCTAAGGCTATCTAAATTATAATTTTTAATAAGATCGCCCTTAGAATCTTCTCGTCTAATAGCACGAAATGCAGTAGGAGCTGAGAATAGGACATTTACCTTATACTCATCTACAATTCGCCAAAATGCAGCTGGATTTGGTGTGCGAACTGGTTTGCCCTCATATACTATAGTTGTACAACCATTCATAAGTGGCCCATAAACTATATATGAGTGCCCTACAACCCAGCCTACATCACTAGCAGCGAAAAATACATCTCCAGGCTTAGCGTTATAAATATTATCCATAGACCACTTCATAGCGACGCTATGACCGCCATTTGATCTAATTACGCCTTTTGGTGATCCAGTAGTTCCAGAAGTGTATAAGATATATAATGGATCAGTAGCAAGCACCGGCACACAATCTACGCCTTTAGTCTTCTCTTCTTCACTTTCCCAATCGACATCACGCCATGGAAGCATATTTGCTCTATATTGTGGTCTTTGCCAGATTAGACAAGTTGTAGGCTTGTGCGATGATTGCTTGATAGCCTCATCTAAGATTGGTTTATATGGTATTATATTGCTTACTTCTATACCGCAACTAGCACTTATTACAACTCTAGGTTTAGCATCTTCGATTCTAGTGGCAAGCTCATGAGCTGCAAATCCACCAAAGACCATGCTATGAATAGCACCTATCCTAGCACAAGCTAACATAGCAATTACAGCCTCAGCCATCATCGGCATATATATTACAACTCTATCGCCTTTAACAACGCCTTTATTTGTTAATATACCAGCGACCTTTGCTACTCTATCTCGAAGTTGCCTGTATGTATATTTTTTCTTAGTATCAGTAACTGGAGAGTCATATATCAAAGCGAGTTGATCGCCACGATTATTATGTATATGCAAATCAAGGGCGTTATAGCATGTATTCATACATCCGCCAACAAACCATTTATAGTGATCACCACTATCATCTAAAACTTTATCCCACTCATTATACCAATGAACTTTTTGAGCGGCTAATGCCCAGAAATTTTCTGGCTCATTGATAGAAAGTTCGTAAGACTTTTGATAAGGGCTAGAACTCATTGTAATCCTTTCTTGTTGGTTAAGAGAATTATAAGACTTTGTAAAAGAAATATAAATGCTAAATTTAGTTACAATTTGCAGTTTTTGGTGCATAAAATTTTAAAATTGGATAAAATTTATACAAAATTTAGCTAAATTGTCGCATAATCTAGCAAGAATTTTATATTTAAATTTGTGAAAAATTTGGTTAATTTTTTTATTATGTTACTTAAAGTAACATTTTGGATATTAAAGGGATTAAAGATGTTAAGTGTGATGGATAGATTTATAATTATATTTGAAAAATCAAAGCTATCTATGAGTAAATTTGCCACAATTCTTGGCAAAGATAGACGAACTTTGCTTACATGGATAGAAAATAAAGAGACAAAATCCTTAAGCGAAGATGTAAAATCCATAATTTGCAATCACTTTCGCTACTATAAAGATATATGGGATTGCGATGAGAGCGACTTTTATCGCTATATAAATGAGCTAGATGATAGTAGCTTAAGGATTATTGATGATGGATATGAGTCCCTTTTAAAATATATTTATGAGAATGAAAATGAGGGCTCTTTGATACTTCATCCCACATTCCCAAATCCAGCCTATAGGGATTTTGTAATTCAGAGTGTGTATAATAATTTTGATAGTCAAGAAGCGGCAAAATATCGTCAAAAGCGTGGTTTGAAAATGCGAGCTTACTCATTTGGGGCTAGTGAGTGGTATAGTGTAAAGTCGCTTTTGGAATTTTGCTTTGCAAATATTGGTAATTTTTACACAAAAGAGCAGAAAATTCAAATTTTAGAGTTGATGATTGCTACTTTTCGTGATAATCTTAATAAATCTATATATTTTTTCGATTCATATGATAAGAAAATATATGGTCTTGATATGTTTTATTTATCACTAAATATTAAAGAAAAAAAGATGTTTTTAAAGCTACCACTTG encodes:
- the prpD gene encoding 2-methylcitrate dehydratase; amino-acid sequence: MSNMGILEAKRPEFDELLSKIAKYANSFEITSELAYETAKYTMIDALGCGILALKYPACTKLLGPSVEGAEFRPLGSKIPGTSYQLEPIRAAFNVGAMVRWLDYNDTWLAAEWGHPSDNLGAIWAVADYVSRKNLSQGKAPLKVKIVLEAMIKAHEIQGILALENCFNKVGLDHVLLVRIASTAVAAKLLGCNYDEIRNAVSNAFIDGGALRTYRHAPNTGSRKSWAAGDASSRGVDLALKAKSGEMGYPSALSAKFWGFEDVKMRGQKLVIPQEFGSYVMENVLFKISFPAEFHAQTAVECAMALHNEVKDRLDEIEKIVITTQESGHRIINKTGELANPADRDHCIQYMVAVPLIFGRLVADDYEDSVAKDPRIDALRDKMVVEVDPRYTKEYLDSDKRSIANAVEIYYKDGTKSKKVEVEYPIGHKRRRDEGIPLLKAKFKANLATRFSPKTCQIIEDLVNNQKALESYNFNEFSDLFWLG
- a CDS encoding citrate/2-methylcitrate synthase, whose amino-acid sequence is MSISQAAKKQGGLAGVIAGESAICTCGTGNGLNYYGYAIEDLAQHCEFEEVAYLLQYTKLPKADELKEYKSKIIASRALSPELKAMLKLIPKGVHPMNLCQSAVALIGTLEAEKDDFSNQDEKIIRLLGVLPSVICFWHNYVNGGKEIDFDSKEDTIAGYFLEKLHQKTPPTEFVKAMHCSLILYAEHEFNASTFTARICASTKSDIFSAVAGAIGALRGPLHGGANEAAFGLISSFDGVEEAINGVNQKLANKELLMGFGHRVYGVGGDPRNAIIKKWSKALSNGHKLFAISEAIEGVMKEKRPSLPPNADFYSASAYNFMGIPTEYFTPIFIMSRVSGWCAHIKEQRANNKLIRPSSNYIGPEPMKFIQIHQR
- the prpB gene encoding methylisocitrate lyase — encoded protein: MSIKSPGKSFREAVNSNNPLAVLGVINAYSALQATKLGAKAIYLSGSGVASASYGLPDLGIVGLEDVLIDVRRITSRVDTPLLVDVDTGFGGAFNIARTIKELIKAEAAACHIEDQVAQKRCGHRPNKELVSIAEMTDRLKAALDARTDENFVIMARTDAHAMEGQQKALERALAYEAAGADMIFAEAVHTLEEYKEYTKALKVPVLANITEFGKTPYFTQSELASVGIKLVLYPLSANRAMNKAAVEVFNSIIKNGHQKDVLDIMQTREELYQMLDYYEFENKLDQLFAKDKK
- a CDS encoding propionyl-CoA synthetase; protein product: MSSSPYQKSYELSINEPENFWALAAQKVHWYNEWDKVLDDSGDHYKWFVGGCMNTCYNALDLHIHNNRGDQLALIYDSPVTDTKKKYTYRQLRDRVAKVAGILTNKGVVKGDRVVIYMPMMAEAVIAMLACARIGAIHSMVFGGFAAHELATRIEDAKPRVVISASCGIEVSNIIPYKPILDEAIKQSSHKPTTCLIWQRPQYRANMLPWRDVDWESEEEKTKGVDCVPVLATDPLYILYTSGTTGSPKGVIRSNGGHSVAMKWSMDNIYNAKPGDVFFAASDVGWVVGHSYIVYGPLMNGCTTIVYEGKPVRTPNPAAFWRIVDEYKVNVLFSAPTAFRAIRREDSKGDLIKNYNLDSLRAIFVAGERCDSETLKWIMKVTKKIVVDNWWQTETGWAIVANPLGLEEMPIKPGSPTKPMPGFNLKVLDENGKELPAGKKGALCLKLPLPPACLMGIWENDERYRKGYLDHFKGYYLTGDTGYIDKDGYVYVLGRMDGIINVAGHRLSTGEMEEIISKHPDIAECAVIGVNDDLKGEVPMGFIVLKQGIERDHRGIVDGAISLVRQEIGAVASFKLACVVNALPKTRSGKILRKSLKELADGVECKIPATIEDAGVLDHCKEIIATLGYPKTKENK